The genome window CCTTTCAACAGTTGACCAATTAATGGTAAAGTACGACGAGAGGTATTGGTTAGATAAAGATCAAAAGAGGGAATTCCCACTAGACTTTCTCAACGACTTCATGAAATTGGGATTAGGGTCAATTTTGATACCAGAAGAGTACGGCGGTATAGGGAAAGGAGTTAGACTAGCTTCCTTAATCCTTTATAACATCAACTTGAAGGGTGGCAATTCATATTTTGTACATGGACATTATTATAACACTGCCTTACTATCAAAACATAGTGGTAAGAGGATAAGAGAAAAGTACTTCAAGGATCTTGCAAATGGTGCTAAAGTACTATCATTAGCTTTAACTGAGCCAGAAGTTGGGTCGGATACGACGAAAATTAAGACAGTTGCTGAAAAAGTTGGGAATAGTTTCTTCATAAAGGGTCACAAGATATTCATTTCTAGGTTAAAGTACACTGACTTTATGATAGTAGTAGCAAGAACGACACCCTATGAAAAAGTTGAAAAGAAGACAGATGGGATAACCTTGTTTTTAGTTGATCTAAGAGAGGGAAGGGATGGAATTGAGATGAGGGAAATAAAGACCATGTCAAACACCAATGCTTATGAAGTGTTTATAGATGGTCTCAAAGTGCCAGAGGATAACGTTATAGGAGAGGTCGGAAAGGGTTTCTACTATTTACTTGACCTATTAAATGCGGAAAGGTTTATGATAGCAGCTGAAATGATCGGCAATGCGGAGTGGTTCATAAACAAAGCAGTTGAATACGCCAAGAACAGAGTCGTCTTCGACAAACAAATAGGTAGTTTTCAAGGTGTTCAATTTCCAATAGCTGAGGTATATGCTAAGTTGGTATCCCTCTCATCTTATTTTAATGAAGGTTTAAGAGTAATAGAAGAGGGGAAAGATACAAAAACTATTGGAAGTTACGCAAATATATCCAAATACTTAGCTACTGAGATAGCTTGGGAAGCTGGAAATGTCGCAATGGACGTTTACGGAGGTTATGGGTATGCTGTGGAAACTGGAATAGAGAGAAAACTTAGAGAGACTAGGTTATATAAGGTAGCCCCGATATCGCAAAACTTAATCCTAGCTTACATTGCTCATCACATTTTAGGACTTCCTAAATCATATTAACATTATTATCCCTTTTTCAGCTAACCTATTTACGTCCTCTTCTGAGTACCCTAATTCTAGCAAAACCTCTTTAGTATGTTCGCCAAGTTTAGGCGCTTTACTCCTATTTGACGTTATGTTTACTGGAAAGTTAACATACTTTACACCATCACTCTCATAAACTAACCTATTTCCATATCTTTTAAACGCCTCTTCAAGGTTTAATATTGGGGCAACTGGTACATCAGCCTTACCTAACAACTCAACCCAATACTCTCTAGTATTTTTCTCGAAAACTCCTTCCAATTCATTTATTATATAATCTCTATTTTCAATTCTCTTCTGCAAAGTGTCGAATTTACATAAGTCCTCTCTATTTAACGCCTTGCAAAGTCTTAAATACTGCTCATCATTAAACACTGCAACGTAAATATAACCATCAACAACCTTAAACGCTTGATATGGTACTAGATACCTATGTGCAGAACCCATCCTTTTAGGCACTTTCCCAGTATTCAAATACATGTAAGCGTCCTCTAGGGTTAAATAAAACTGAGTATAAATCATTGGAACGTCAATAAAGGCCGGTCCTCCTTTATTTAAAGCCCATAATACCATTACAGTGGCAAGTAACCCAGTAGTAATATCTGAAATTGAAGTTGCGAATTTTACCGGATTTTCCTCACCAGTCATGTCCATTAAACCACTTAGTGCTAGTATTATAGTATCGTAAGCTGGCCTATCTGCCTCTTCAGTGAAATTACCGAATCCCGTTATTGAACAGTAAATTATTTTAGAGTTAATCCTCTTCACACTCTCGTAGTCTACGCCAAGCTTCCTTAGTGCTGAAGGTCTATAATTAGTCACTATAACGTCTGCAGTTTTAACCAATTTCTTAAAGATCTCATAACCCTCCTCACTCTTCAAGTTAATTACAACACTCTTTTTACCTCTATTCGTACTCGCAAAATAGATACTAATTCCATTAATCTCAGGCTTAACTCTTCTCCTATCATCACCGAAAGGTGGTGGTTCAACCTTAATAACTTCCATACCTAAATCAGCTAGGATCTCACCTACTAATGGTGCTGATATGTTACTTCCCAGTTCGATAACCCTAACTTTTTCCATATTTTACGTTAGAAAGTAGAAGATAAATAAGATTATTTGCATGAAATTTCGAACATCTACCCTTTGGAAAGTTTATTAGTTTATTTAATTTATAATCACTTATGAGCATAGCTGGAAGAATAGAAAGACTACCCTGGACGTCTTTTCATACGAAACTCTTAGGATTGTTAACGCTAGGAGAGTTCTTCGAACTCTACGATCTATTCACTGGTGGTTTCGTAGCATCACAAGTTGCATCGTTTTTTAAAGTTCCATCAGCAACTGGAATTTACTACACTGTCGCAATCTTCTTTCTAGGAGCATTTGTAGGTGCAATAATATTCAATTATATAGGAGATTCAATAGGTAGACGAACAGCTCTGATTATTAATATGGCAATTACTTCAGTGGCGTTTGCTGTTGATACCATTTTCCCCCAATATTTTGACCTATGGATTGCTGAGATTCATAGCGGGAATGGGTGTTGGACCAGAGGCAATATTAGTTTTAGATGTTTTAATAACGGAGTTCTTTCCGTCAGCCATAAGAGGTAGGGCTTTAGCTATAGGTTACACTGCAGCGTGGACAGCACCTATAGTTGTCGCAGTTTTAGCTTACTTTTTATTACCTCATAAATACCTTCTATACGGTTGGCAATGGTTATTCATAATAGGAGGCTTAGGGATACTTACAATACTTCCATTTAGGTTCCTAATACCGGAATCCCCTAGATGGCTAGAAAGTAAGGGAAGAGTGGAAGAAGCTGATAAAATAGTTAAAAGGATAGAGGAGATTGCGATTAAGGAAAAGGGCCAATTAGGAGAACCATTACAAGTTCAAGTTATAACTTCGCAAAGGGTTAAGATATCTGAACTATTCTCGCCTTTGTATAGGAGGAGGACGGTGATGCTCTGGATATTTGAGTTCTTACAAGCTGGGGTATATTACGGTTTCGCATCACTGGCTCCATCAGTGCTATTTGCGAAGGGTTTCACATTAGTACATACTCTACAATACACTATGATAATCTATACTTCATATTTTATTAGTTCTTTAGCATCAATATTTATCATAGATAGTCAAAAGTTTGACAGAAAATGGCAGGTAAGTATAGTAATGCTATTAATGGGATTGGTAGGGTTAGCTTTCGGATTCTCCTCCTCTCCTCTGGAGGCAGTAGTATCTGGTTTCGCGTTCGGTTTTTTATCGAACATATTCTCCAACGCTTTCCATCAATACGGGGCTGAACTTTATCCAACCAGAGTAAGAGCTTTTGCAGATGGTGTACAATACTCCTTAAGTAGGTTAGGAAATTACATTTGGTTAACTATATTACCAATAGTACTATATAGTAATGGACCAGTTGCAATGTACACTATAGTGTTCATTATGGCTCTTATAGTGACCCTAGATGTAGCAATCTTAGGGCCTAAAGCGTCAAAGATTGAACTTGAAGAGTTATCAAAATAACAAGATGTAGGTTTTTAAAAAATTATATTAGAACATAAGTGTTGTAACCTTGTTCTGGTATATAGTAGATTGATGGATATTCACTACTTCCACTAGGCCAATACCATAGTATCCCTGGAATTGTTGAGGGTGGTGGATAGCTTGGATACACAAAATACCAGTAACCTATTGCATATAGTTCATTATTCGAATGAGCTATTGTCCAATTATAATTAAGCGTATTATTATATAATGGCCCGTTTTTATACATTGTAGTTGAAACGTTATAAAAACATTGCTGAGCAGTAGGATTATTACTCTGCAGTGTTACAAGATAAGCTTGAGACATAGTAATGGCTGTGATTGTAGATCCAAACTTCACTATTGCTACGTATCCATTAGTTTCCGTCATAGTTGATAATATTGTAGTATTAAGCCATTTTTGAGTACTTAAGTTATAAATTGTAAAATTAACACTATTGGGAGATTGCGGTTCGCTTCCTAAGCTAAAGTTAAGGAAATACCAATTACCTTGATAAAGCGTTAACAGATAAGTTTTGCCTGTAAACAAATTACTGGACAAATCGTAGATTCCGACATATAGTTTATTCCCTACAATCCAGGCTAAAATAGAGAGATTCTTATTGTTGTTACCATTACTACTACCAGTAGGTGTAATGGTAACATTCATAAGGTAAGCTTTAGCAGACGCATTAGAAATAAGTCTAAACCATAATCCAAAACTTAACCCAGTCTGGCTCGTTAATACGTGGGGAGCTGGATTATTAGCATTTTTAGAATTACCAACATAGTTACCACTTCCCGTCAGTACATATACTCCGATCCCTGCATTTGACGGGTTTAGGTAAGTGTAATCTAGTCTATACCACTTTCCTTGATAATAATACAGTATCCACAATATAATTATTTGCCCACTCTTAACATTGGCTGACAATATATAACTTCGATTTGAAGTCAAATTATACGCATAAACACCACTAACGTTGCCAATTAACTGACTCTGTTGAGGTAAATACACATTACCGCTAAATGGAAACTTAGTATTTAATGGAATATATCCCTTAGTACTAGAAAACAGTATAGTTGCGTTTTGACTACTACTAGGAAGAGTGTAAAATGAGTTTAATTGGGGTGAAGCAACGAAAGGTATAACAGTTACATACTTAGTAGGTGAATTAACCCAGACTAGGTAACTAACATTGAAGTAAGTATAGTTAGGTGGTAGTCCCTTAAACGTAACCTGTGAAACAACTACTTGAACTAGTTTAGAAATACCTATTACGTTTTCCTCTTGTAAGAAAGCAAGACCTTGAACTGAAAAGAATGCTGAGTAAATTGCAAAAGCAGAAAGTGCAATCAGCACTGTAGCGATTATTAACAACAAATTCGTGATAACATTAGGCATATATAGAATACTTAGCGAGGATTTATATATAACTTTTTCTTAATACAGAATAGAGATGCCTTCAGAGGTAACAGAAGAGTTCATTATAATTGTTGCAGTTGTGCTAATAGGATTAGTCTTATTCGGTTTTACAATGACGTATTTTCTCCCTCACGAAATATTTAGCCTAGCCCAACAACAAGCTAGCTCAATTTCCTCGTCAACAACAATATCCGTTGGACCATTAATATCTAATTCAGTTAATGCGAGCACTGTAATTGAGGTTTATAACCCAGCATTATCTGGAAACGTTACGCTAATAGTATTCCCAGAACCTTCATATTTACAGCAAGACGTAGGGCTAGTAACCCCACAGTCATCTCCACAGTTTTTTGTATATTCATCAAACGGCAAATTAGCTAAAAGTCTTTCAATAAATATACCAATATACGATGTAAGTGGTAAAATAGTTTACGGCTCTCAAATAACTGCTTATACTGTACCCTTCAATACCCCAGTCACGGTAGTAGTAAATGGAGTAAATGGGAATAACTATATATTAATAGTTTGGGTATTATATAATTCAAACGGTTATTGGTTTAGAATAGGATATACTTTCACGGGGGCGCCTTCAACATGAGGAAAGCCTTATCTTCTGCAATTTTCTTGATAATAACACTTATAATTCTTCTCTCCGTGTTAATACCAGCACTCCTAATATTTAACTCAACTCCTATCTATTCGAGTCAAGGGCAAATTGCAAGTACTGGTTATCAACAACTTCAGAAGAATGAACAAAACCAAGTATTTAGAGGAAATCCCAACATATACTACAATTCCTCCTTAACACCTTATATTGAATTTCTATATGGTTCGATTCCATATCCTCTTAACATAACTCAAATTTATTACTTCAACGGTACTACCTGGGTTCCCACTCTTAAACAACCGATTGTAGTAGCTGGGAATCAGAATATTTACTTACCATCATCAGCGTTTAACAATCCTATCTTAATAGTGTCTTCTCAAGCTAATTTCTACTTCCTAAACCCAAATACCTCAGTGACTACAGTAACAATCAGTGGCCCAGCAGGGAAAGTACCAGTATATGTTACTGCATTTGTTATTAATGGAAGTAAGATAATACCAGTAAGTATCCAAGTAGTTTTAGGAGCTAATCCGCCTTTACTAACCCCGCAAGTCTATTACCTTAATCCAGGTACGTATTCGATTAGTGATAAAAATGGTTCTACCATATTCTTGCAAGGTTATGGTTTGACCGCTACATTCCAAAACTGGACATTGGTAGGGTATGGGAACTTAAATTCACCCTCTAAACTTTCTACCACTTTTACCGTAACTGGACCTCTAGTTTTAACTGCAATA of Sulfolobus sp. E5-1-F contains these proteins:
- a CDS encoding CaiB/BaiF CoA transferase family protein — translated: MEKVRVIELGSNISAPLVGEILADLGMEVIKVEPPPFGDDRRRVKPEINGISIYFASTNRGKKSVVINLKSEEGYEIFKKLVKTADVIVTNYRPSALRKLGVDYESVKRINSKIIYCSITGFGNFTEEADRPAYDTIILALSGLMDMTGEENPVKFATSISDITTGLLATVMVLWALNKGGPAFIDVPMIYTQFYLTLEDAYMYLNTGKVPKRMGSAHRYLVPYQAFKVVDGYIYVAVFNDEQYLRLCKALNREDLCKFDTLQKRIENRDYIINELEGVFEKNTREYWVELLGKADVPVAPILNLEEAFKRYGNRLVYESDGVKYVNFPVNITSNRSKAPKLGEHTKEVLLELGYSEEDVNRLAEKGIIMLI
- a CDS encoding acyl-CoA dehydrogenase family protein, with translation MLLQPKDEEEKLILSTVDQLMVKYDERYWLDKDQKREFPLDFLNDFMKLGLGSILIPEEYGGIGKGVRLASLILYNINLKGGNSYFVHGHYYNTALLSKHSGKRIREKYFKDLANGAKVLSLALTEPEVGSDTTKIKTVAEKVGNSFFIKGHKIFISRLKYTDFMIVVARTTPYEKVEKKTDGITLFLVDLREGRDGIEMREIKTMSNTNAYEVFIDGLKVPEDNVIGEVGKGFYYLLDLLNAERFMIAAEMIGNAEWFINKAVEYAKNRVVFDKQIGSFQGVQFPIAEVYAKLVSLSSYFNEGLRVIEEGKDTKTIGSYANISKYLATEIAWEAGNVAMDVYGGYGYAVETGIERKLRETRLYKVAPISQNLILAYIAHHILGLPKSY